TAGTAACTTAAAAATTGGGTACCCAACTAATTGTCCAGGATTATGTACCGTGATGTCTCCACCGCGTTCAATCTGATATAATCCAATTTTGTTTTTTTCTAATATTTGCTTATTGACCAGTAAATTTGCTAAGTTGCCGTTTTTGCCGATGGTAAATACTGTTGGATGTTCGACCAGAATAAGCGCGTCAGGTATTAAATTAACTGTGCGGAACTGGTGAAGTGTCTTCTGACGATTGTAAGCCGTTTGATAATCTAAAATTCCCCAATCATATACAATAAGATTTTTCACCGAGAGTTATCGGTTAATAACGTGAATTGCTTTCTTTTTTACTAGAGCAGCGGTCTCTATAATTATTTCACCCAAAGTTGGATGCGGATGAACTGTGTCAATTATTGACTCTATGGGTAGTTTTTGATTAATTGCTAACGTTAATTCATTAATCAAATGTGAGGCCCCTGGGCATAGTAGCTGTGCTCCTAAAATAATACCCGACTTTTTTTCCACAATGATTTTTGCTGTCCCCTCTAATTTATTCATCGTATGGGCGCGGCCGATCGCAGCTAATGGTACCTTGGCTACTATATAATCGTAATTCAAGTTTGCTGCCTCATCTTCATTAAGTCCGACCATTGCTAGTTCCGGTTCAGTATAGATACAAAGGGGTATTGTGGTAATTCTCGGTGAACTAATAATACCAGCAAGTAATTCGGCTAAACTGATACCCTGAGCCATTGCTTTATGAGCCAATAATGGTGGCCCTGTAATATCACCAATGGCGTAGATATTCTCGATATTAGTCTGGAATTTTTCATTAACTTTTATATAGCCTTTCTCGTCTAATGCTATATTGATATTTTTAAGGTTTAAGAAATCCAAATTAGCTTTTCGGCCACTGGCCACTAAAATTTTTTCAGCCGTAAGTGCTAATTCCTGTTCATTAGTTTTTACCGAAACATTAACAGTGTTATCTAGACAAAATGCCTTTTGAATGGTTGCGTTACAGATGATATTGATCCCTTGTTTTTTCAAGTAATTAGTTAGCAAAAAAGCAATTTCCTTGTCAGTACCCGGTAGTATTTGAGGCATTAGTTCCAGGATAGTAGTTTTTGTTCCAATCCGATTATAGATTGAAGCAAATTCAAGTCCAATAGCACCAGCCCCGATAATAATAA
This genomic window from candidate division WOR-3 bacterium contains:
- the lpdA gene encoding dihydrolipoyl dehydrogenase encodes the protein MKTELKNLIIGAGPAGYVCAIRLAQLSQEVTVVEKDAVGGICLNRGCIPTKALLHYTHLIEQTKNLKAFGIDTSLSNFDWKKLLKHVASITARLRKGIEYLLTKNNVKLITGKAELTNSNHILVTSNNGTFEIIAERVIIATGSCCSYPSNVIPDKNIILTSDEALVLEKIPKSLIIIGAGAIGLEFASIYNRIGTKTTILELMPQILPGTDKEIAFLLTNYLKKQGINIICNATIQKAFCLDNTVNVSVKTNEQELALTAEKILVASGRKANLDFLNLKNINIALDEKGYIKVNEKFQTNIENIYAIGDITGPPLLAHKAMAQGISLAELLAGIISSPRITTIPLCIYTEPELAMVGLNEDEAANLNYDYIVAKVPLAAIGRAHTMNKLEGTAKIIVEKKSGIILGAQLLCPGASHLINELTLAINQKLPIESIIDTVHPHPTLGEIIIETAALVKKKAIHVINR